From the genome of Triticum aestivum cultivar Chinese Spring chromosome 3B, IWGSC CS RefSeq v2.1, whole genome shotgun sequence, one region includes:
- the LOC123069421 gene encoding probable protein ABIL3, whose amino-acid sequence MEAVAMSPSSVSSHNLDAASTSDDMPSSQEGLLFSDSLKDLRNLRSQLYSAAEYFEVFYTNNSHRSTVVTSLKDYAVEALVSTVDHLGFVSYKVDNLVNEKADEVNETEFRVSSVEQRVKICQQAIDQEGRSQQSLLIRAPQYHRRYILPGADIVESAIHPVSEPTRYSRQHTGRKMRKSQSAMSTPVSRQTTMRSVRSQSPAVRETHHRSRSMSPSRKARAKSPSPQVVNLNPKETRAGSPIPTPPNPLARSATVARRPPLDPKHFRQTSMQVQSDYENQKEREKKSNKGRGFLKSLLTRRRWRNDESLYNYLDEY is encoded by the exons ATGGAGGCAGTCGCAATGTCACCGTCCTCCGTCTCGTCCCACAACCTCGACGCCGCCTCCACCAGCGACGACATGCCGTCCTCGCAAGAGGGCCTCCTCTTCTCGGACAGCCTCAAG GACTTGAGGAATCTGCGGTCGCAGCTATACTCAGCGGCGGAATATTTTGAAGTATTCTACACAAACAACTCGCACAGATCTAC GGTGGTAACGAGTTTAAAAGACTACGCAGTTGAGGCACTTGTTAGCACTGTTGACCATCTGGGTTTCGTGTCGTACAAGGTGGAtaatctcgtcaatgaaaaggctGACGAGGTTAATGAAACAGAATTTCGAGTATCGTCGGTTGAACAG AGGGTAAAGATTTGCCAGCAAGCAATTGACCAGGAGGGAAGATCTCAACAGTCTCTTCTTATCAGGGCGCCGCAGTACCACAGGCGTTACATATTACCAG GCGCAGATATAGTGGAATCCGCTATCCATCCGGTTTCAGAGCCCACACGGTACAGCAGGCAACATACAGGTCGCAAAATGCGCAAGTCTCAGTCTG CAATGTCCACTCCAGTTAGTAGGCAGACAACGATGAG GAGTGTCCGTTCACAGTCTCCAGCAGTTCGTGAAACACACCATCGATCACGATCCATGTCGCCTTCTCGAAAAGCACGAGCTAAATCACCATCACCCCAAGTCGTGAACTTAAATCCGAAAG AAACAAGAGCAGGTTCGCCAATACCAACTCCTCCCAATCCCCTCGCGCGATCTGCCACAGTCGCAAGAAGACCACCTCTGGATCCAAAGCATTTT AGACAAACCTCGATGCAGGTGCAGTCTGACTATGAAAACCAGAAAGAGAGGGAGAAAAAATCGAACAAAGGCCGGGGCTTCCTCAAGTCGTTGCTCACAAGACGCCGGTGGAGGAACGACGAGTCGCTGTACAATTACTTGGACGAGTACTGA